Below is a window of Mus caroli chromosome 2, CAROLI_EIJ_v1.1, whole genome shotgun sequence DNA.
TGTAGGGCCATGGCAACCAGCGAGGCCACTGCTCCCTTAAGCAGGAGGAAGCCCAAGGCCTGGTGAGGAACTGACAGGGATGACCATGAAGCCAGAGACAGGCAAGTTACTAGGGTTGACATTATCCATCTTCTCACTTCCTGGAAATAGGACCTGGCCCCTGGGCCCCAACACAGCCTTACCTTACCCTCCTGTCCCCTGCCGCCCTTCTTATGCCAGCTGTCCCTACTCACAGCTGCCACATCTGGTTCATTGGGCTTTATCCTTGTAGAGGGCCCAGGGGTTCCTCATTCCAGGAGCCCCTAGGACAAGGATACGGGGAAGACTGACTGAGCAGAGGTCTGGAGTTGGGGCCAGGGTGTGCCGTGGGTATCCTGTCATGACCTCAGGACCCAGGGCTGGGCGCCTCGGCAGGATAGAGGCCTGTCACACATCAGTGCTTACACTACGGCTTCGGGAAAAGGCCTCCCGCATGGCAGAGAGGCGGTTGGGGTTGAGAGCCTGCAGGCCTCCGAAGCTTGCAGAGGGCAGCTCCACATCTTCCTGGCTGATGCTTTTGTAGGCCACACGCCCCCCGCCGTTGCGCACGCCCTCAAAGTCTTCGTCCTCTGGCTCCTGCAGGAAGAAGGTGGGCGGCTCGTAGTGGGAGCAGCTGCGGCAGAGGGCACGGGCCTGCGGGGACTTTTGGCTGAAAGAGGTGGTGGCAGCTGGGTAGAGAGCAGGCCCGTTGGTCAACACGAGGTTGCGGTTGGAATGCAGGGGCGGCAGGTGAGAATGCACAGCAAAGTCGggttcctcctcgtcctcctcggaTTCGTCCTTCTTGCAGCAGTAATACTGTAGGCAGAGGACCGGGGTGACCACAGTGCACTCCCCACCAGTGTCCATTGGAAGGTGGCCCTTCTCAGTCACCTCCAGCTGCTCCACCACCACTCAGCATCTACCCCCACCTACTCGGAGTTGAGGTCCCTGCGTTATGTCACTTATTTATCTCACCCACACAGCTGGATGTTACTATAACTTCCATTTTGCAGGCAGATAAACTGAGGCACACACAGGTAAGAAACCTGAGAGTGGGCAGAACTGGATAAGCTGTTTCATATCCTAGAGTCGAGTCACAGGCACTGGGTGTGCTTTGCACACGGGTTCCCCCTCCTCTTGGGAAGACATGGGACCTCAAAAACCTCTGGAGCTCTGGTGGGGAAGGGTATGCAAGACAACACACCGTTCGCTGCTGCCATCCTAGAGGGCTGCATGTCACTGGCTAAGTCCTTGGTGCTCTCTGAGCCTTAGCCAAAGCCGTCAATGAGCTGGATAGCTGACCACTGAACAGCACAGCCATACTCTATCCCCACTGCAGAGTTTTTCCCCTGAAGTCTGGCTGTACCCTCTTGCACTCTATCCTGGACCCTGGTCAGATGGCTTCCTCTGCAGAGCCACCCTTCAGGCTCCACTCAAacccattcccttccccatcccttggGAGTACCTGAAGCCGACAGTAGCACAGAACAGCGATGATACAGAGCAGAATCACAGTTGCCAAGATGCCCCCAGTGATGACCACAGTCCCGGCTGTCATCCGCCCACTTCTCCATCAACAGCCTGCAACAGACACCATAGGCCACAGCATTGTTAGTGCCTCTATGCAAAGCCACTAGTCTACTCTCCACAAGACCATCAAGAGGGAGAAAGGCAACCCCCCCAGAACGCGCTCACCACAGACTAGGCATCAGCCTGGGACGGGCAGGTGGGAGGAGACTCCGAGCCTCCAAGCCCTGCTCCACCTCTTAGCCTCAGCTTCCCTGTTTGTAAAAGGTGAATGCTAATAGCCTGGCATGGAAGTTTGtttaatgtttatgtgtatgggtttttgcctgcatgtatgtctgtgcataatgtgtgctgtgctgtgctgatgAAGACTGTAAAGCTGCAGATCCCTTgggacttgagttacagacagctgtcagctgctgtgtgggttctgagagccagggtcctgtggaagaactgCTGGTGCCCTTAACCAcggagccaactctccagcccctgacctgaaattctctctctctctctctctctctctctctctctttctctgtgtgtgtgtgtgtgtgcacacacgtgtgtgcacgtgtacatgcGTGTACACGGCATGTCAgtgtggaggccacaggacaAAATCAGTTGTCTTCTTCATCTGTCCCTACCTTACTTTTGGAGACAGATCACTTACTGAGCCTGaggctcactgattggctagctGCTGGCCAAGGAGCTCTTGTGTCTGATTCCCCACTGCTGGAGctccagatgtgtgccaccatactgtGTTTTCCCATAAGTGCTAGGAAGTGGAATCTGGGTCCTTATACATGTAAGGCAAGcgttttactgactgagccatcctgAGTCCAACAGCAAAGCTTTCCTGAGCGTGCCTGTTAGCATTAGCTTTAATAATCTCCCTTCCAGCCTAGCTCGACActcccacttaaaaaaaatgtacctaatgcagggcatggtggcatatatctGTGATCACAACAGGGAGACGGAGGCTGGAGGGTCAGGAGTTGGAAGTGATCTCCAGCAACATAGCATCTCTGAGGTCAccctggaatacatgagaccctgtctcaaaaacaaacaagccaataaGTGCCAGACGCAGTTCAGCCGAATGCTGGCTTCAGATCTGGCGTATCTGGCTCTTTGCCTATTTTCCCGCATTCATACATTTTCTCCTGTGGTGGAATTTCTGACATATCGCACCATTTAACAGAGCCAATCCCAGTTATATATTTAGTGACAGTAAAATGCACAGCACGTAATTTCACCAGTTGTCCTGCCCCTGTCTAGCTGTGCATGGCTGTGTGTTCGTTGTGAtacatgtatgtgctgtgtgaGGGCAGAGGTCCATCTGCCGTAGTCTTTACTAGGAGTTAtccatcttggttttgttttctgacttaaaacttttataacatctatttatttgtgtgcacacatcatttggagatcagagaacaaacTTTGGGAGTCAACTCTTTCCTACCATGTGTGCCCACAGATGGAACTGGGTTGCCAGGCTCCACCACACACATCTCCACCTGCTGAGCCTCCTTGACAGcctcaggtgtgtgtgggggaggggggggagttgtttggttttattttgtttcgaCAGGTTCCGTCACTGGCTTGGCACTTGCCAAGTAGTTGAAATGGCTGGCCAACATGCCCtcccctgcctgtctgcctctccccacctccccagtgctgggattacaaaagcATACCACCTCTGGCTTTTTCGgttcgttttgttttggttgtgtgtgtgtgtgtgtctgtgtgatcaGCAAACACTgattgagccatcttttcagtccTATTTTCACCATTGCGTGTCCAGTTTAATGCCACaagtagattttctttctttctttctttctttctttctttctgtctttctttctttctttctttctttctttctttctcatctcatgagactaggaaaaaaaacaatttctttttatttagaaaatttatatttagaaaaatatattcccAGTGATGTTACAGGGACGTGATGGCGATCCACTCCTATTACAAAACCAACCCTGATGACTTTCTCAGGACAAATTCTTAGAAGACAGATCTCTGCTGCCCTGGTGGCATGAGCTCTTCACTGCAGGGAGCACACAGCCTGCTTTCTATGTGCCTCTTGCAGGGCTCATCCCACAGGTGGGGCCTGTGCTGAGTGACAGCCCCACCTGCTGTCACAGCCTCTCCTGCAGggtcttcccttcctctgttgcAGGGCAACCTTTCCCATCTTGGCCAGTGCCATTTGAAGGAAGACTTTCCAGTTTCTCACAGTCCTTCCATCTTCCGGGGCTCTCTCTGACCAGCCCCGTACCTGGGCAAGCTTAGCCCTTCCTCCACTCCTAAGTCTCTGGTTTTTCAGAGACCATGGGAGATGACATGGAGGGAGTGACcagaatatttaaaaggaaagccAGCATATCTCAGTCTACCCATAAACACTTCTGTTCAGATGACAGGGGGCACTCAGAAAAGTCTCTCCTCTGCTTGGCCTCTCCGTCCTCTGTGATGCCATTCTTACAATGGACTGCTCGCGTTAGGACCCATGTGTGTTACAACCTTCCATTCCAGAGTTCTCAACAGCCCTACCATTGCCTCTGTTTCACGTgactagaaaagaaatggaaCTGTTCCCCTCACAGGACTTCCTATGTATTAGAGATGGCCTATTTCCTCGTGTGGCAGTTAAGAGGTCCTTCACGGCCGCTTGGAACTCTAAGCTGGCCTCCTGACGCATCAGGAGAAGCCTgacatcatttccccttcttgTGATGTTGCATTGACGATGGTTCGGCCTGGTTCTTTCATCATGGGATTTCCCTCCCAGCTGCTACTCTTCCAGCAATATCACAGCAAACACACAACAGCCGTCTCCCCAGGTTCATTTCTCTCACGCTATTTACTCGGATTCTTCCGGATAAAGGTAAAAGAGCTCGCTGAGCTGGTGATTACAAAGCCTCAGCTGAAGGGGGAAGGGCATCCACACCTAGTTCTTACCCCATCACCTGCTAGAGGGGCCCTAGCTCCCCAGGCTCACTGCAGCATGGCTGACCGTTGGATGGGTTTCCACCGACTGAAGTCAGTTTTCCCATTGTCTGAGGGGGACTGTAGGCTTGGAGACCTCTCTGTGGTTATTGCTGTGCCATCCTGGAGACCTCATGAGCCCTTGGTGGAGTTTTCCAGGACGGTACTCACTGTCTCATTGTTCACAGCAACCAGAGTCTTTTATTACAAATGAACTCATTAATTAATTTGTGTGCGTGCCTCATTCCCTTGAGACCGGGttgctcactgaacctggagctcattatttattttctaggCTGGGGACCAAGACATGGTGACCTCCTGTCTTCAACCCAGTACAAAGGCTACAGGTGCAGGGCCATGCCTCCAGCACTTTACACAGGGCTGGAGTTCCTAAGCccagctcttacccactgaacctcCCCCCAGCTCAGTGCTTTTACCTTAGTGGTTTTGAAACACAGCCTCAGATCTCCCAGGCCTCCTGACCCTACTGACCAAGTGCTCAGACTGCAGCAGGCACCTCCCACCAACACACTTTATGTTTTCAGAAGAAAGAATCTAAACCATGAGTATTTACATTTAAACTCTGGGATTCTGTTTCTTGGTTTGagtttttattcattaaaatttaatcTTTACTTCTCTTTTAATAACCTAAATTTACTTGCTCTACCCCTTGTATCTGTAGCAATTTTAAAATGGCAATGTTAGGATCCCCACTGAAGCCTCCTGAAAGGCCAccatttgtctctctgtgtgtttgttcccACAGGGATAGAGTCGAATCCAAAGACTTTCAAAGTCCCCACAAGCAATTCTTAACAGTGGCTCCCCACTGACTCCATACTcaggtttattttcttctcatttgtttttagCCTAAAAATTGCTTTTCAATTATAGAAAGTGATTGGTCCTACAGACCCCAACACAAATCCGGGTGCATCTGAAGCTcgtccttccttctctctctctctctctctctctctctctctctctctctctctctctctNtccttccttctctctctctctctctctctctctctctctctctctctctctctctctctccttccttccttccttccttccttccttccttcctctgctctgccCTGGAAGCAAcaacctgtctcagctccacttTTCCCCTTCCACAGTCTTGTCCTAAGcacgcacatgcacgcgcacacgctaacactttcctcttctcttttcaaaGAAGCTGCTGTTAAGACATGTTGCGCCTTCCTTTGCTTCATGCAGCGGGGTCTAGCCCCATGCTGCAGTGATGGTCTTAGGGAGCCCTCTGGATCCACTGTGGAGTTTCTCTGCAAGCTCACGCCCAGGTCATACTCCTTTAGGCTGAAGAACCCAAGCTCACACCACTGGACCCT
It encodes the following:
- the Fam163b gene encoding protein FAM163B, producing the protein MTAGTVVITGGILATVILLCIIAVLCYCRLQYYCCKKDESEEDEEEPDFAVHSHLPPLHSNRNLVLTNGPALYPAATTSFSQKSPQARALCRSCSHYEPPTFFLQEPEDEDFEGVRNGGGRVAYKSISQEDVELPSASFGGLQALNPNRLSAMREAFSRSRSVSTDV